A stretch of the Alnus glutinosa chromosome 6, dhAlnGlut1.1, whole genome shotgun sequence genome encodes the following:
- the LOC133870246 gene encoding oleosin, translated as MSDQSRAPVSQKLYESAPSSRQTVKFLTAVTVGATLLILSGLTLTGTVIALILAAPVLVLFSPILVPAGIVILLVVAGFVFSGGCGVAAVSALSWIYNYVTGKCPPGAEKLDYARMRIADKARDMTERAREYGNYVQTKAQEATQRA; from the coding sequence GCCAGAAGCTGTACGAGTCTGCGCCGTCGTCACGCCAGACGGTGAAGTTCTTGACTGCAGTGACAGTTGGCGCGACACTGTTAATCCTGTCCGGGTTAACCTTAACCGGGACGGTGATAGCGCTGATCTTGGCAGCCCCAGTTCTAGTCCTGTTCAGCCCGATTCTAGTCCCTGCCGGGATTGTCATACTCCTTGTTGTCGCCGGTTTCGTATTCTCCGGCGGGTGTGGGGTGGCGGCAGTATCGGCGTTGTCGTGGATATATAATTATGTGACGGGGAAGTGCCCGCCGGGGGCTGAGAAGCTTGATTACGCAAGGATGAGAATCGCGGATAAGGCTAGGGATATGACGGAGAGGGCTAGGGAGTACGGGAATTATGTGCAAACTAAGGCTCAAGAGGCTACTCAACGTGCTtga